The Cyanobacteria bacterium GSL.Bin1 genome includes a window with the following:
- the aroC gene encoding chorismate synthase, with product MGSIFGQLFRISTFGESHGGGVGVVIDGCPPQLPLSAEEIQVELDRRRPGQSKITTPRKETDTCQILSGVFQGKTTGTPIAILVPNQDTRPQDYSEMATTYRPSHADATYDAKYGFRNWQGGGRSSARETIGRVAAGAIAQKILKQWAGVEIVGYVKRIKDLEAPIDPNTVTREDVEATIVRCPHEECAQQMIDLIDQIRREKDSIGGVVECVVRNVPKGLGEPVFDKLEADLAKGVMSLPASKGFEIGSGFSGTLLLGSEHNDPFYTDETGKIRTRSNYSGGIQGGLSNGETIILRAAFKPTSTIGKAQETVTRSGEATELAAKGRHDPCVLPRAVPMVEAMVALVLCDHLMRDRAQCHLFEQGE from the coding sequence ATGGGTAGCATCTTCGGACAACTTTTTCGGATCAGTACCTTTGGTGAATCACATGGTGGGGGTGTGGGTGTCGTCATTGATGGGTGTCCCCCGCAACTTCCCCTGTCGGCTGAGGAAATCCAAGTGGAGTTAGACCGCCGGCGACCCGGACAAAGTAAAATTACAACCCCTCGTAAAGAAACCGATACCTGTCAAATTCTTTCGGGGGTCTTTCAAGGGAAAACCACCGGAACACCGATCGCGATTTTGGTTCCGAATCAAGATACCCGCCCCCAAGATTACAGCGAAATGGCAACCACCTATCGCCCGTCCCATGCTGATGCCACCTATGATGCCAAGTACGGCTTTCGCAACTGGCAAGGTGGGGGACGCTCTTCGGCGCGAGAAACCATTGGACGAGTGGCAGCCGGGGCAATTGCCCAAAAGATTCTTAAGCAATGGGCGGGAGTGGAAATTGTCGGCTACGTTAAACGCATTAAAGATTTAGAAGCCCCCATTGATCCCAATACGGTGACTCGGGAAGACGTCGAAGCCACTATTGTCCGCTGTCCTCATGAGGAATGCGCCCAGCAGATGATTGATCTGATTGACCAAATTCGACGGGAAAAAGATTCCATTGGTGGGGTGGTTGAGTGTGTGGTGAGAAATGTCCCGAAAGGACTGGGGGAACCGGTTTTTGACAAATTAGAAGCCGATTTAGCGAAAGGGGTGATGTCTCTGCCCGCGAGTAAAGGCTTTGAAATTGGTTCGGGCTTTTCTGGGACCTTACTCCTCGGTAGTGAACACAATGATCCCTTTTATACCGATGAAACCGGGAAAATTCGCACGCGGAGCAACTATTCCGGCGGCATCCAAGGCGGTCTCAGTAATGGGGAAACGATTATCCTCCGGGCTGCCTTTAAACCCACCTCGACGATTGGGAAAGCCCAGGAAACCGTTACCCGTAGTGGTGAAGCGACAGAACTCGCGGCAAAAGGACGTCATGACCCTTGTGTCCTACCCCGGGCGGTGCCGATGGTAGAAGCGATGGTGGCTCTAGTTTTATGCGATCATCTGATGCGCGATCGCGCCCAATGCCATCTTTTCGAGCAAGGGGAAT